Part of the Ziziphus jujuba cultivar Dongzao chromosome 8, ASM3175591v1 genome is shown below.
AATTCATCAGGATGCTTACCAGCAGCAGGcatgtaaatttctttttcattccaTGTGCAAACTTCCAGTTTTGCGCAATCACCATAACATACTCTATCACCCTTCAAAAACTCCCTAACTGTCTCAATCATTTCCCTAaatgcatttatggagtctaaCCACCATAAAATATTAACCAAGGGAAAGTAAATGTTTTCTTAACTTGGTACAGGGTAACCTAATTTTGGGCTTTatccaaacaaaaatattaatataaattgtgTTTAACATGGTAAGCAAATTCAATGGTGAACATTTATGCAACAAACGTCAATGTGAATTATGTGAAGCATAGAAAAATGATTATGGGGTTATAAACAGTTCAACCCATTTCAAGTTTTCTAAGCAATCAACCCATTTCAAGTTTTCTAAGCAACATAGTGCTCAACAGCAAAGGAAATATCTAAATTCTTAGAAAAGGGAAAGAGCAAGCAAATACCAGATTCAACTTCTGCTTTTCCTGATCTTGAACAGCTCTTAAAAGTTGAGCCAGATCAAGCCGACTATAATCGGGCTTCTTAAACAAAGCCTCCATTTCCAGAACCTgccgaaaataaaaataaataaaacccaacaaatttactttaaaaaaataaacgaaaagggaaaaaaaaaaattaaactgaaatttacaagaaatgggtaTGATCGAAGACTTTAAACCTGTTTAGAGCAATCGTTGAATTCGACGGTTATCTCACCGCAAAGTTGCTGGTATGCCAATTCCCCTCCCGAAACCATGTAGTCCGAAAACCCACTGTTCAAAGATTCGTCGTCAATAACACAACCCAAAAAACCCTAATcactataataaaataaaataaaaaagtgaaattggaaaaaaaaaaaaaaaagattacctTTTGAGCTTGGAGTAAGCTTCGGCTCGACGCTGCTGAATGGCAAGAAACTTCCGAAGCAAATGCACAACGGATGAGGACGACTCACAACGTCCGGTTTCCTCTTCCATGTCCGTACTCTCCTCTATTCTCACCTTCTTCGCGAAATCctccattctctctctctctctctctctctctctctctctcttccttgcTTGCACCCTGTTTCTGTTATTCACTCAGGGGATTTTAAGAAAATGGGAGTTTTCTTTCTATAATTTTAAGAAAGTACAGAGGCATATTTGAAAATACGACAAAAATAGGGGGGCATCATTGCAGTTTatagaaaaaattgaaatttcatagcaatagaaaaatgggaactttcttctccaacccACAAAGTCACATACAGAAGCAAGCTGACGCAGAGTCGGTCCCACCGAGACCTTTTCCATGGCCGCCGGGAAATTCCTTCCGCCGGTGGAGCTAACCACAAGCGGCCGACCGGTCCTCCTCCCGAACGAAATCGAATGCTCTCTCCTCTCCTCTGTCGACCTCGAATCCGATGAACTTCCAGCTTTCCCTCTTCTCAAATCCGGTCTTCTCATCCTCACCACCCACCGCCTCATATGGATTCCTGAATCCTcgtccaccaccaccaccgccgcCTCTGCCATCCCACTCTCCGCCATTACCCATATCTTCTCCCCCAAGAAGTCCCTCCGCTCCATGTTCGCCTCCCCAAGGTTCCGCTTCCAGCTCTCCGTATCCTCCGATGGCCGCGGAGTCGGTTCGGGTCCGGGTTCGAGATCGGTGGTGGTCACCGTCGTGGTGAGGGGGAAGGGGGACTCCGACGCGTTCTATGGGAAGTTCTGGGAGAGTTGGAGGGCGAGGGTGTGGGAGAGTGATGTTGTGGTTTCGAGCTCCAGTTCGAATTCTCAGTTGGTTTCCGGGTCTGGGTCGGGTTCGGATTCTGGTGGGTTGTATACGAGTCAAGGGACGTTGAGGATGGCCGGAGTTTCGGGGATACTGAGGAAGGAGCAGGAGATGTGGGAGAGTACTGATAAGAGTTTGCAAGAtgctttccaggatttgaatgCTCTCATGGTAATGCGGTTTTGTTTTGGGTGCTCTTGGATTTATTGGAATATGCtgaagaatttaattttttttgattgtTTGGAAACAgggaatatataaataatgagaGTTTCTGAGGTTTAGTTGAACCAGATGGTGAAAATGTATGTTATCCATTTCTTGTGAATGAAGTAAATAAAGACCAAAAAGAAAGCACTTGAATACTAAGACTGCAAAGGATGATGATGAACGTTCAATGTTTAgaatttttatgatttgggtTTAATAGTTACATTGCTTGTTTGCTTTTAAGGTTAGTGCTTTTTGGTCTGTCTCTTTGGATGCAAGAAACTTAGATTGCTAAATCAACCCTGTTAAAGCTTAGGAAACAATAGCATTAcatgtattttcttttatggagggaaaaaataattaatgaaagaaaACGAAATATTCTTTGTATAGGTGTTGAGAAATGGTATCTAAAGGTTAGCTAATTGTTATTCTAATTTATATCATTTCAGACTCAATGTGTTTTTTAATACCTATTTTATGCGTTTTATGTATATTATACTCTTTTGTAAAACCATAGTTATTACATGTTTGATCattgaaaaaccaaaagaaaataggCTTCCAGTTATAAGGTTCTAATCTGTATGTCTGTATAGATCATACACCATGGCTAGATttgatatgtatatttatatattatttcatgAATAGTTTGATATTTCTTCGGTTTAGCTGTTTTTGAGGATTTAGAGTGATACTGGGTTTACAGAGTAAGGCTAAAGAGATGGTGGTGCTGGCAGAGAAAATGAGACTGAAACTCTTATCTGGCACAAATTCTCAAACTGGTGCAACAGCTGATGAGGAAATGGGCTCTAAACAAGAGATGCAAGATTGGTTGCTGAGTGTTGgtattgcatcgcctgttaccaaagAGACTGCTGGTGCTCTATACCACCAACAATTATCCCGTCAGGTTGTCTTTGCTTCTTATTTTCTGTAAACAAAAAGGaatttgttttgaaattgcctttatatttttattattgatatttgaattggaTCCGACATTTGTGAGGTGTAATTTGCACTTGAGATAAACACACTGAGATGatctatttatttaaacatttggtTACTTTTGTTAATATGGATAGTAAAACTTTTGGTGTTGATGGATTTTCTGAACTTTGAAAATGTCTCGagcatattgatattgatttttggtttagttgtcATTCTTAGAAAATGAATTTTACCTTTCCTTCATGGCATTCAGTTGGCAGATTTTGTCAGAATTCCACTTGAGAAAGCTGGAGGAGTGATTAATCTTATTGATGTCTATTGTGTCTTCAACCGTGCTAGAGGCACAGGTTTACTTAATACTTCTTTCAACCTTTCTCTTTTCCATAGTTTGTGTATTATTTTTGAGATATTGATTTTGCTCTTTTATTTGTATAGGGTGAAAGATCTTAACGTACTTTTATTTGCTGCAGAATTGATCTCTCCAGAGGATTTGCTGCAAGCGTGTTCCCTTTGGGAGAAGTTTGATGTGTATGTGAGGCATTctacttatttatttgaaattttagtcATATTTGAGaaaagatttttataaaaagaaaataaaacaaaacacaaagaagtgaaattaaaaaaaactagttgaaataattaagaaattcCACTTATTTGTTGTTCTTTCTTCGCAGACCAGTAATGCTTCGAAAATTTGATAGTGGAGTCATGGTCATCCAGAATAAGTCCCATAGTGATGAAGAGGTGatctcttttatatttattatctatttcatgTTGATGACtgcaagttttaaatatgttttgagTAAAGGAAAagctgttttctttattttttcttaatgttGGTATACACCATGAATGAGGCATAGCAAGCAAATCAATTTAAGCCTTATCATAGACCTTggagattttttaaaatgtttcaattatgctctttatttttttcttcttaatgttattattttctttttgcatcATCAATTATAACATCTCCTATCATTTTAGTAACCATTTCAAATTGCGTGACAACAACTAACTAGGTTTGTGAAGTGTAGGTCTTTGCTAGAATCAAGACCCTTGTAACAAAGCCTGACACTCTTCGATCTGGGATAAGTGCCAGTGATGCAGCAATGACATTAGGGATTGCACCTGCAATGGCCAAAGA
Proteins encoded:
- the LOC107412953 gene encoding uncharacterized protein LOC107412953 encodes the protein MEDFAKKVRIEESTDMEEETGRCESSSSVVHLLRKFLAIQQRRAEAYSKLKSGFSDYMVSGGELAYQQLCGEITVEFNDCSKQVLEMEALFKKPDYSRLDLAQLLRAVQDQEKQKLNLTATIQVLKKAGRPSERLVSHENCRFKKPMEHECVHVHEITEAAGTEEAEADAEYDNALNEAIRGVQDTVTAINEHLEEIRYEIAALESE
- the LOC107412952 gene encoding vacuolar protein sorting-associated protein 36 isoform X1 — its product is MAAGKFLPPVELTTSGRPVLLPNEIECSLLSSVDLESDELPAFPLLKSGLLILTTHRLIWIPESSSTTTTAASAIPLSAITHIFSPKKSLRSMFASPRFRFQLSVSSDGRGVGSGPGSRSVVVTVVVRGKGDSDAFYGKFWESWRARVWESDVVVSSSSSNSQLVSGSGSGSDSGGLYTSQGTLRMAGVSGILRKEQEMWESTDKSLQDAFQDLNALMSKAKEMVVLAEKMRLKLLSGTNSQTGATADEEMGSKQEMQDWLLSVGIASPVTKETAGALYHQQLSRQLADFVRIPLEKAGGVINLIDVYCVFNRARGTELISPEDLLQACSLWEKFDVPVMLRKFDSGVMVIQNKSHSDEEVFARIKTLVTKPDTLRSGISASDAAMTLGIAPAMAKEHLLTAESKGILCRDISPDGFRFFINLFPEIDPNGVYSVKEYGIYATWIKATSASR
- the LOC107412952 gene encoding vacuolar protein sorting-associated protein 36 isoform X2, producing the protein MAAGKFLPPVELTTSGRPVLLPNEIECSLLSSVDLESDELPAFPLLKSGLLILTTHRLIWIPESSSTTTTAASAIPLSAITHIFSPKKSLRSMFASPRFRFQLSVSSDGRGVGSGPGSRSVVVTVVVRGKGDSDAFYGKFWESWRARVWESDVVVSSSSSNSQLVSGSGSGSDSGGLYTSQGTLRMAGVSGILRKEQEMWESTDKSLQDAFQDLNALMSKAKEMVVLAEKMRLKLLSGTNSQTGATADEEMGSKQEMQDWLLSVGIASPVTKETAGALYHQQLSRQLADFVRIPLEKAGGVINLIDVYCVFNRARGTELISPEDLLQACSLWEKFDVPVMLRKFDSGVMVIQNKSHSDEEVFARIKTLVTKPDTLRSGISASDAAMTLGIAPAMAKEHLLTAESKGILCRDISPDGFRFFINLFPEIDPNGVYSVLDIKTASLKAH